In a single window of the Gossypium hirsutum isolate 1008001.06 chromosome D02, Gossypium_hirsutum_v2.1, whole genome shotgun sequence genome:
- the LOC107952054 gene encoding cytochrome P450 CYP749A22, with protein MDSVVREEKKSDLMELVILVPCCFFLVALLKFLYDYLWVPLRIQRMMNSQGIKGPPYRFIHGNSKEVARMEQEALSKRMALTDDIFPKVLPHFYTWINRYGRNFVYWNGARPELVISEPELIKEVLQTSEKKIQEKSLSDIGKEFLGNGLLFIAGEKWAKHRKLANHAFHGESLKNMTPAIIASVETMLEKWKGQEGREIEVLKEFRLLTSEVISRTAFGSSYLEGEKIFAMLQKLTIIMSRNLFKTRIPLISKLWKSSDLLESEKLSKEIKDRVMKIVKKREDEAVNGEVNSFGNDFLGLLVNAYHDSDEKNRFSLEDLLAECKTFYFSGQETVNSLLSWIVLHLAIHGDWQEKARREVIDIFGNQNPHLEGVAKLKITTMIINETLRLYGPSNGLARAVTREVQLGKLLLPANISILPLYIGIHHDPHFWGDDVHHFKPERFAEGIAKATNYTAAAFLPFGLGPRSCVGMTFATIETKIVLSMILQRYTITLSPAYIHSPISILSIRPQHEIQVILEPLHHNA; from the exons ATGGATTCAGTggtaagagaagaaaaaaagagtgaCTTGATGGAGCTTGTAATTCTTGTCCCATGTTGTTTCTTCCTCGTAGCTTTACTAAAGTTCCTTTATGATTACCTGTGGGTACCTCTCCGTATACAGCGTATGATGAATTCACAGGGAATCAAAGGACCTCCTTACAGATTCATCCATGGAAACAGCAAGGAAGTTGCCAGAATGGAACAAGAAGCATTAAGCAAACGTATGGCCTTAACAGATGATATATTTCCCAAAGTACTGCCACATTTTTACACCTGGATCAACAGATATG GGAGGAATTTTGTTTATTGGAACGGTGCGCGACCTGAATTGGTGATTTCAGAGCCTGAATTAATCAAAGAGGTTCTGCAAActagtgaaaaaaaaattcaagaaaagagCCTTTCAGATATTGGTAAGGAGTTCCTGGGGAATGGGCTTCTATTCATTGCGGGGGAAAAATGGGCAAAGCATCGAAAGCTAGCCAATCACGCTTTCCATGGGGAAAGCCTTAAG AACATGACTCCAGCAATAATTGCTAGCGTTGAAACAATGCTAGAAAAGTGGAAAGGTCAAGAAGGCAGAGAGATTGAAGTGTTGAAAGAATTTAGGTTATTGACTTCAGAAGTGATTTCCAGAACAGCTTTTGGTAGCAGTTACTTAGAAGGGGAGAAGATTTTTGCCATGTTACAGAAGTTGACAATAATTATGAGTCGAAATCTTTTTAAGACTAGAATTCCTTTGATCAG CAAGTTGTGGAAATCTTCTGATTTGCTAGAGTCTGAAAaactttcaaaagaaataaaagatcgTGTGATGAAGATTGTTAAGAAAAGAGAAGACGAAGCTGTGAATGGAGAAGTCAATAGCTTTGGCAATGATTTTCTTGGATTACTTGTAAATGCCTATCATGATTCGGACGAGAAAAACAGGTTTTCATTGGAAGACTTGTTAGCTGAATGCAAAACATTCTATTTTTCTGGACAAGAAACTGTTAATTCCTTACTTTCATGGATAGTCTTGCATTTGGCAATCCACGGAGATTGGCAAGAAAAAGCGAGAAGAGAGGTGATTGACATATTTGGTAACCAAAATCCGCATCTCGAAGGCGTCGCCAAACTCAAAATA ACGACCATGATCATCAATGAAACTCTAAGATTGTATGGTCCATCAAATGGCCTGGCAAGAGCAGTTACAAGAGAAGTTCAGTTGGGAAAGCTACTCTTGCCTGCTAATATAAGTATTCTGCCTTTATATATTGGAATTCACCATGACCCTCACTTTTGGGGAGATGATGTGCATCATTTTAAACCCGAGAGATTCGCTGAAGGGATTGCGAAAGCTACCAATTATACCGCGGCTGCATTTCTTCCCTTCGGGTTGGGACCTCGATCTTGTGTTGGTATGACATTTGCAACAATAGAAACCAAGATTGTTCTCTCCATGATTCTACAACGTTACACCATTACCCTCTCCCCTGCCTATATCCACTCTCCGATATCCATTCTCAGCATTAGACCACAACATGAAATTCAGGTGATACTTGAACCACTGCATCATAATGCTTGA